AACCAACGCCCCAAAAGCAACAAATAAGAACTGCAACCCAATAATGCTGTCCCTGAGTCTAAAATTATAATCTGTCTTGTGTAACATCAATCCCTCACTATGGAAATTTTGTGTGTTGAAAACTCTTTACATGTAAAGCTAAAACGATAAGCAGTAACGACGAACTTCACGGTCAATCTCAAAAACCTCATCCAATGTTTTAGGAATCGCATCTTCAAAGTGTCGATACGCTTTAATCGTTCGCTCTGCCAGTTCTAAAATGGTAATCTCTTGGTTGAAAAACTTGGTAATGCCCACTTCATTGGCAGCATTGATCACAACACCGCGCGTTGGATGCGCTAATACGTCGTCTTTAATCTCCCAAATCGGATAGCGTGCTGGCTCAATTTTTTGAAACGAGAATGAGCCAATGGAAGCTAAATCAATGGAAGGTAAGATCGGCTCTTCAACTTCACCTAAAAGGGCAAAAGCGATAGGAAGTTTCATATCGGCTGCGGCTAAATGTGCGGTGGTACTGCCATCTTGAAAATCAACAAAGGCGTGAATCAACGACTTAGGCTCAATGATGGCATCCAGCTTGTCAACGCCAAACAGCCATTTGGCCTCCAAAAGTTCAAAAAGTTTATTGGTCATCGTTGCACTATCGATGGTAATTTTTGCGCCCATACTCCAATTCGGATGTTTGAGGGCATCTTGAAAGGATTTTTGAGCAAGTTCATTGAGTGGTGTGTCACGAAACGCTCCACCGCTTGCCGTAATCGTCATGCCACGAACGGGACGTTTACCTAAAAGATACCACAGTCCAAAATGTTCACTGTCAATGGGCGTAATATGAGAAGTGTCAAGCAGATGCCCTGCAACGACAAGGGATTCTTTATTTGCCAAAGCCAAACGTTTGCCAAGGCGTAGCGCTTCGATACTAGGAGCGAGTCCTGCAAAGCCTACCAACGCATTGACGACCAAAAAACTCTGCGTTTTTTGAAGCAGTTCTAAAATGCCCTCTTTGCCAACAAAAACATTGGGATGATTTACCAAAGGGCGATCTTTTACATCACTAATAGCGACGTATTTGGGTTGGTGCTCTTTTATCTGTTCGTTGAGAAGTGCTATGTTTTTGCCTGCAACCAGTGCTTCCACCGTAATGCCAAAGCGTTTGGCGATCAGGAGCGCGTTAACGCCAATGGAGCCTGTTGAGCCTAGAAGTACCACTTACGCGAGCCCTCGAAGCAGAATGACCATAACGACACCGCCAAAAAGGTAGCCATCAAGTCTGTCTAGCATGCCACCGTGTCCTGGGAAAA
Above is a genomic segment from Sulfurospirillum halorespirans DSM 13726 containing:
- the dxr gene encoding 1-deoxy-D-xylulose-5-phosphate reductoisomerase, producing the protein MVLLGSTGSIGVNALLIAKRFGITVEALVAGKNIALLNEQIKEHQPKYVAISDVKDRPLVNHPNVFVGKEGILELLQKTQSFLVVNALVGFAGLAPSIEALRLGKRLALANKESLVVAGHLLDTSHITPIDSEHFGLWYLLGKRPVRGMTITASGGAFRDTPLNELAQKSFQDALKHPNWSMGAKITIDSATMTNKLFELLEAKWLFGVDKLDAIIEPKSLIHAFVDFQDGSTTAHLAAADMKLPIAFALLGEVEEPILPSIDLASIGSFSFQKIEPARYPIWEIKDDVLAHPTRGVVINAANEVGITKFFNQEITILELAERTIKAYRHFEDAIPKTLDEVFEIDREVRRYCLSF